A portion of the Sphingobacterium spiritivorum genome contains these proteins:
- the mqnE gene encoding aminofutalosine synthase MqnE, whose translation MEARHKIDFLINDSRLDPELRRIAEKVVAGERIEFEEGVLLYEKGELSYLGVLANYIREKRHGDITYFNRNFHIEPTNVCVYDCKFCSYSRMIKQREEGWEMDVDAMIDIVKKYDDEPVTEVHITGGVVPKQNLEFYADFFRKCKAHRPELHIKALTPVEYYYIFKKAKLSHFDGMKYLKEAGLDSMPGGGAEIFHPEIREQIAHDKCTAEQWLDIHEQAHLLGMNTNATMLYGHIEKFWHRVDHMERLRQLQDKTGGFQTFIPLKFRNKENQMSDVDEVSVIEDLRNYAVARIYMDNFPHIKAYWAMISRDTAQMSLSFGVDDIDGTLDDTTKIYSMAGAEEQTPAMSTQQLVELIKNVGRHPIERDTLYHIVTDYKDHVFDDESAKKKNYYALPVLNS comes from the coding sequence ATGGAAGCTAGACATAAAATAGATTTTTTAATCAACGATAGCCGTTTAGACCCCGAATTGCGCCGCATTGCAGAGAAAGTTGTAGCAGGAGAGCGCATCGAGTTTGAGGAAGGGGTATTGCTCTACGAAAAGGGAGAATTAAGTTACCTGGGGGTATTAGCAAATTATATCCGGGAGAAAAGACACGGCGATATCACCTATTTCAATCGAAATTTTCATATCGAACCGACAAACGTATGTGTATACGATTGTAAATTCTGTTCGTATTCACGAATGATCAAACAGCGGGAAGAAGGTTGGGAAATGGATGTGGACGCTATGATCGACATTGTCAAAAAATACGATGACGAGCCTGTCACTGAAGTGCATATAACCGGAGGTGTTGTACCTAAGCAAAACCTCGAATTTTATGCTGATTTCTTCCGTAAGTGCAAAGCACACCGTCCCGAATTACATATCAAAGCATTAACACCTGTTGAATATTATTATATTTTCAAAAAAGCTAAATTAAGCCACTTTGATGGTATGAAATATCTTAAAGAAGCTGGTCTGGATTCTATGCCGGGAGGAGGAGCAGAGATCTTTCACCCGGAAATCAGAGAGCAGATTGCGCATGATAAATGTACTGCCGAACAGTGGCTGGATATACATGAGCAAGCGCATTTGTTAGGTATGAATACCAATGCGACGATGCTGTATGGCCATATTGAAAAATTCTGGCATCGCGTAGATCATATGGAGCGCTTGCGTCAATTGCAGGATAAGACAGGCGGATTTCAAACATTTATACCACTGAAATTCAGAAATAAAGAAAACCAGATGTCTGACGTGGATGAGGTTTCTGTTATCGAAGATCTTCGTAACTATGCTGTTGCCCGTATTTACATGGACAATTTTCCGCATATTAAAGCATACTGGGCAATGATTTCCAGAGATACCGCACAAATGTCACTGAGCTTTGGGGTTGATGATATTGACGGTACATTAGATGATACGACCAAAATATATAGTATGGCCGGAGCGGAAGAGCAGACGCCTGCTATGAGCACGCAACAATTGGTAGAACTGATCAAGAATGTAGGACGCCATCCTATAGAACGGGATACGCTATACCATATCGTTACGGATTATAAGGATCATGTATTTGATGATGAGTCTGCAAAGAAAAAAAATTATTACGCTTTGCCGGTTCTTAACAGCTGA
- a CDS encoding histidine phosphatase family protein, with amino-acid sequence MKKTFYFIRHGQTDLNLKGIVQGRGVNSPLNDNGRKQADAFYKAYKDVPFDKVYTSTLLRTHQTVAPFIEQGIEWQQLIGLDEISWGIYEGQEQTPDIMSGFEKVIQAWRSGELDLNIDEGESPNQLVERQKEAIAYMLDQAEEKTILVCLHGRALRILMCVLTDTDVCMMDDFPHTNTALYIVEFENGKFNVIDYYNTKHLEEIAEHE; translated from the coding sequence TTGAAAAAGACATTTTATTTTATACGCCACGGACAGACAGATCTCAACCTCAAAGGGATCGTGCAGGGAAGAGGAGTTAACTCTCCGCTTAACGATAACGGACGAAAGCAAGCTGACGCTTTTTATAAAGCTTATAAAGATGTACCCTTTGATAAGGTATACACTTCTACTTTATTGCGCACTCACCAGACAGTGGCACCCTTTATCGAGCAGGGAATAGAATGGCAGCAGCTTATCGGACTGGATGAGATCAGCTGGGGTATTTACGAAGGTCAGGAACAGACTCCGGATATCATGTCCGGATTTGAAAAGGTCATACAGGCCTGGCGCAGTGGAGAACTGGATCTGAATATCGATGAAGGAGAATCTCCAAACCAACTGGTGGAGCGTCAGAAGGAAGCAATTGCCTATATGCTGGATCAAGCAGAAGAAAAGACTATTCTGGTTTGTCTGCACGGACGTGCCCTGCGTATTCTGATGTGTGTCCTTACAGATACGGATGTATGTATGATGGATGATTTTCCGCATACAAATACCGCACTTTATATTGTTGAATTTGAAAATGGCAAGTTCAATGTCATAGATTATTATAATACCAAACATTTGGAAGAAATAGCCGAGCATGAATAA
- a CDS encoding menaquinone biosynthetic enzyme MqnA/MqnD family protein, whose amino-acid sequence MNKIRISAVSYTNTLPFLNGINHSDIKNKIDLRVDHPSACAQRVIDNEVDMGIIPTAALLSLPEYYINTDFCIGTEGAVDSVFIFSQKPADQISSILLDPQSRTSNGLARILLKYYWKRDVEILTEGEADAYVLIGDRTFGKKGTVPYVYDMGLEWKNFTGLPFAFALWVSNKKLPESFVEEFNEALKYGVEHAEDVIAGLPVYEGIDYKQYLTQNLDFHLTEAKREAVERYLELYRSL is encoded by the coding sequence ATGAATAAAATAAGAATATCTGCCGTATCCTATACCAATACATTGCCTTTTTTAAACGGAATTAATCATTCCGACATCAAAAATAAAATAGACCTTCGTGTAGATCATCCGAGTGCCTGTGCACAGCGTGTTATTGATAATGAAGTCGATATGGGGATTATCCCTACAGCGGCTTTATTGAGTCTGCCGGAATACTATATCAATACGGATTTTTGTATTGGTACTGAAGGTGCTGTAGATTCTGTCTTTATCTTTTCACAGAAGCCTGCAGATCAGATATCTTCTATTCTGCTGGATCCACAGTCCCGTACTTCTAACGGACTCGCACGTATTCTGTTGAAGTATTACTGGAAACGGGATGTGGAGATTCTTACGGAAGGAGAAGCAGATGCTTATGTATTGATCGGTGATCGTACGTTTGGTAAGAAAGGTACAGTTCCTTATGTATACGATATGGGATTAGAGTGGAAAAACTTTACGGGGCTGCCATTTGCCTTTGCTTTGTGGGTTTCCAATAAGAAACTTCCGGAATCTTTTGTTGAAGAATTTAATGAAGCCCTGAAGTATGGAGTAGAACATGCAGAGGATGTGATAGCCGGTCTTCCTGTTTACGAAGGAATAGACTATAAGCAATATCTGACACAAAATCTGGATTTTCATTTAACAGAAGCTAAGCGGGAAGCTGTAGAACGATATCTGGAGCTTTACAGATCACTGTAA